The following are encoded in a window of Vidua macroura isolate BioBank_ID:100142 chromosome 26, ASM2450914v1, whole genome shotgun sequence genomic DNA:
- the RPS15 gene encoding 40S ribosomal protein S15, whose product MAEVEQKKKRTFRKFTYRGVDLDQLLDMSYEQLMQLYSARQRRRLNRGLRRKQHSLLKRLRKAKKEAPPMEKPEVVKTHLRDMIILPEMVGSMVGVYNGKTFNQVEIKPEMIGHYLGEFSITYKPVKHGRPGIGATHSSRFIPLK is encoded by the exons ATG GCGGAGGTGGAGCAGAAGAAGAAGCGAACCTTCCGCAAATTCACCTACCGCGGGGTGGACCTGGACCAGCTGCTCGACATGTCCTA CGAGCAGCTGATGCAGCTGTACAGCgcgcggcagcggcggcgcctGAACCGGGGCCTGCGCCGCAAGCAGCACTCGCTGCTCAAGCGCCTGCGCAAGGCCAAGAAGGAGGCGCCGCCCATGGAGAAGCCCGAGGTGGTGAAGACCCACCTGAGGGATATGATCATCCTGCCCGAGATGGTGGGCAGCATGGTGGGCGTCTACAACGGCAAGACCTTCAACCAGGTGGAGATCAAG CCCGAGATGATCGGCCACTACCTGGGCGAGTTTTCCATCACGTACAAGCCGGTGAAGCACGGCCGGCCCGGCATCGGCGCCACCCACTCCTCCCGCTTCATCCCGCTCAAGTAA